From a region of the Flavobacterium branchiarum genome:
- a CDS encoding PspC domain-containing protein: protein MSAIIKLKFFFEKYGFHVSSRLADRLGMRVTSVRLFFIYISFVTAGLWFGVYLTLAFWIRLKDLVRAKRTSVFDL from the coding sequence ATGTCAGCAATTATTAAACTTAAATTTTTTTTTGAAAAATACGGTTTTCACGTTTCTTCTAGGTTAGCAGATAGGTTGGGAATGCGAGTAACAAGTGTTCGTTTGTTCTTTATCTATATATCTTTTGTTACGGCAGGACTTTGGTTCGGAGTGTATTTAACATTAGCATTTTGGATTAGATTAAAGGATTTAGTACGAGCAAAAAGGACTTCTGTTTTTGATTTATAA
- a CDS encoding DUF2851 family protein, translating into MKEDFLHYLWKYKKFDTLNLRTFNNEEIVIISVGQYLELAGPDFFNAQIIIGNQKWAGNIEIHLKSSDWYLHNHEKDIAYESVILHVVWEHDSEIFNQNNSEIPVLILKNYVSEEIIENYKTLLTPKSWIFCEKEIKDIDKFSFLNWQERLFVERLERKSMSIYDLLEKTNNDWESVLFSFLAKNFGLNTNGDSFLQLAQSIPFTVIRKESFEVENLEALLFGNAGLLNTDKEDNYFKDLKIRYFYLLHKYQLERNHIEPLQFFKHRPDNFPTVRLSQLANLYHKYQNLFSKLINLNTVQEIYDLLLVSVTPYWQNHYQFDKESPFKSKQTVRSFVDLLIINTIIPIKFAYAKKQGMFALEDLMVILNEIKPEKNAIIDKFKTFEIVAHNALETQSLLQLKNDYCNKNRCLDCVVGMELLKGN; encoded by the coding sequence ATGAAAGAAGATTTTCTACATTACCTATGGAAATATAAAAAATTTGATACTTTAAATCTCAGAACGTTCAATAATGAGGAGATAGTAATCATTAGTGTTGGTCAATATCTAGAATTGGCCGGGCCCGATTTTTTTAATGCTCAAATAATAATTGGGAACCAAAAATGGGCTGGAAATATTGAAATTCACTTAAAATCATCTGATTGGTACTTACATAATCATGAAAAAGATATCGCTTATGAAAGTGTTATTCTGCACGTGGTCTGGGAGCATGATAGTGAAATATTCAACCAAAATAATTCAGAGATACCTGTTTTAATTTTGAAAAATTATGTTTCTGAAGAAATTATTGAAAACTATAAAACGTTATTAACTCCTAAATCTTGGATTTTTTGTGAAAAAGAAATTAAAGACATTGATAAATTTTCATTTCTAAATTGGCAAGAACGCTTGTTTGTTGAGCGCTTAGAGCGTAAATCTATGTCTATTTATGATTTATTAGAAAAAACAAATAATGATTGGGAGTCTGTTTTATTTAGTTTCCTAGCTAAGAACTTTGGTTTAAATACTAATGGGGATTCTTTTTTACAATTAGCACAATCAATACCATTTACGGTAATTAGAAAAGAAAGCTTTGAAGTTGAGAATTTAGAAGCTTTACTTTTTGGTAATGCTGGTTTATTGAATACAGACAAAGAAGATAATTACTTTAAAGATTTAAAAATTAGATATTTTTATCTTCTGCATAAATATCAATTGGAGAGAAATCATATTGAGCCATTGCAGTTTTTTAAGCACCGTCCAGATAATTTTCCAACAGTTCGCCTTTCCCAATTGGCTAATTTGTATCATAAATACCAAAATCTGTTTTCAAAACTTATAAATTTAAATACAGTTCAGGAAATCTATGATTTGTTATTGGTGTCTGTGACTCCATATTGGCAAAATCACTATCAGTTTGATAAAGAAAGTCCTTTTAAATCGAAGCAGACTGTTCGCTCTTTTGTCGATTTGCTTATTATTAATACAATTATCCCAATAAAATTCGCATACGCTAAAAAGCAAGGAATGTTTGCGCTAGAAGACTTAATGGTAATTTTAAATGAAATTAAACCTGAAAAGAACGCTATTATTGACAAGTTTAAAACATTCGAAATTGTTGCCCATAATGCTTTAGAAACGCAGTCTTTATTACAATTAAAAAATGATTATTGTAATAAAAACAGATGCCTTGATTGTGTAGTCGGAATGGAATTGCTAAAGGGGAATTAG
- a CDS encoding 3'-5' exonuclease, translating to MTFTAIDFETATGFHPCSVGIVTVENGVIIDEFVTLIKPPNNEYSPFTIRVHGIYPRDTINAKTFAQVFPEIKKRLENRIVVAHNESFDRNVLVKSMALYGLNYEDLNIASRWECTVKIYKAKGLKPTKLSDCCKEMNIQLNHHEALSDARACAKLYLLK from the coding sequence ATGACTTTCACAGCTATAGATTTTGAAACAGCTACAGGTTTTCATCCTTGCTCAGTGGGTATTGTAACTGTAGAAAATGGAGTTATAATTGATGAGTTTGTTACATTGATCAAACCACCTAATAATGAATACTCTCCGTTTACAATTAGAGTGCATGGTATTTATCCTCGAGATACAATAAATGCTAAGACATTTGCTCAAGTATTTCCAGAAATAAAAAAGCGTCTAGAGAATAGAATTGTTGTTGCTCATAATGAGAGTTTTGATCGTAATGTCTTAGTGAAGTCAATGGCATTATATGGCTTAAATTATGAAGACTTAAATATAGCATCGCGATGGGAGTGTACGGTCAAAATATATAAAGCAAAAGGATTAAAACCTACTAAGTTGAGTGATTGCTGTAAGGAAATGAATATTCAACTTAACCATCACGAAGCCTTATCTGATGCAAGAGCTTGTGCTAAATTGTATTTATTGAAGTAA